The Oryzias latipes chromosome 16, ASM223467v1 genome includes a region encoding these proteins:
- the LOC105356002 gene encoding uncharacterized protein LOC105356002 isoform X4, which yields MSVHIINEEPVHVIPGSSLVLKARIDQGPLEAVSMVTWERKPETGSPPVRVTLATCPGRSPQCTDSRPNIHVSVEQQETTLEINGYSRADSGVYAVTVTDHTGANITAYCIVREYEAVHHVTVSINMSHSVLVCGEAWGTEPHFSWLYERAAISQTVGRVSKDGTTLFVMKSPICGHFTCTVSNKLGYSSATYTAAPCGTQGRGMTVAVVCLVFVLMVCAGVFAFLLWRKRRHNNRGERLHEHLDDTF from the exons ATGTCTGTGCACATCATCAATGAGGAGCCTGTGCATGTAATCCCCGGCTCTAGTCTGGTTTTGAAGGCCCGGATTGATCAGGGTCCCCTGGAGGCGGTTTCCATGGTGACCTGGGAGCGGAAGCCCGAAACTGGAAGTCCTCCGGTGAGGGTGACACTGGCCACTTGCCCGGGCAGGAGCCCCCAGTGCACTGATTCAAGGCCAAACATCCACGTGAGCGTGGAGCAGCAGGAGACGACACTGGAGATTAATGgatacagcagagcagacagcgGCGTGTACGCCGTGACTGTGACAGATCACACCGGAGCCAACATCACTGCATACTGCATCGTCAGAGAATACG AAGCTGTTCATCATGTTACTGTCAGCATCAACATGTCTCACTCTGTGCTGGTGTGTGGGGAGGCCTGGGGGACGGAGCCTCACTTCAGCTGGCTGTACGAGAGAGCCGCCATCAGCCAGACAGTGGGGAGGGTCTCCAAGGATGGAACCACGCTGTTTGTCATGAAGTCTCCCATATGTGGCCACTTCACCTGCACGGTTAGCAACAAGCTGGGCTACAGCTCTGCCACCTACACGGCAG CACCTTGTGGGACTCAAGGCAGAGGGATGACGGTGGCAGTGGTCTGTCTCGTCTTTGTACTTATGGTGTGTGCAGGAGTGTTTGCATTTCTTCTGTGGAG GAAACGCCGGCACAATAACAGGGGAGAGAGACTGCATGAACATTTAGATGACACCTTCTAA
- the LOC105356002 gene encoding uncharacterized protein LOC105356002 isoform X2, with protein MDVQNFLCWRVAPLFLLMTCGLHSMSVHIINEEPVHVIPGSSLVLKARIDQGPLEAVSMVTWERKPETGSPPVRVTLATCPGRSPQCTDSRPNIHVSVEQQETTLEINGYSRADSGVYAVTVTDHTGANITAYCIVREYEAVHHVTVSINMSHSVLVCGEAWGTEPHFSWLYERAAISQTVGRVSKDGTTLFVMKSPICGHFTCTVSNKLGYSSATYTAAPCGTQGRGMTVAVVCLVFVLMVCAGVFAFLLWRKRRHNNRGERLHEHLDDTF; from the exons ATGGATGTGCAGAATTTCCTGTGCTGGAGAGTTGCCCCACTGTTTCTCTTGA TGACTTGTGGGCTCCATTCCATGTCTGTGCACATCATCAATGAGGAGCCTGTGCATGTAATCCCCGGCTCTAGTCTGGTTTTGAAGGCCCGGATTGATCAGGGTCCCCTGGAGGCGGTTTCCATGGTGACCTGGGAGCGGAAGCCCGAAACTGGAAGTCCTCCGGTGAGGGTGACACTGGCCACTTGCCCGGGCAGGAGCCCCCAGTGCACTGATTCAAGGCCAAACATCCACGTGAGCGTGGAGCAGCAGGAGACGACACTGGAGATTAATGgatacagcagagcagacagcgGCGTGTACGCCGTGACTGTGACAGATCACACCGGAGCCAACATCACTGCATACTGCATCGTCAGAGAATACG AAGCTGTTCATCATGTTACTGTCAGCATCAACATGTCTCACTCTGTGCTGGTGTGTGGGGAGGCCTGGGGGACGGAGCCTCACTTCAGCTGGCTGTACGAGAGAGCCGCCATCAGCCAGACAGTGGGGAGGGTCTCCAAGGATGGAACCACGCTGTTTGTCATGAAGTCTCCCATATGTGGCCACTTCACCTGCACGGTTAGCAACAAGCTGGGCTACAGCTCTGCCACCTACACGGCAG CACCTTGTGGGACTCAAGGCAGAGGGATGACGGTGGCAGTGGTCTGTCTCGTCTTTGTACTTATGGTGTGTGCAGGAGTGTTTGCATTTCTTCTGTGGAG GAAACGCCGGCACAATAACAGGGGAGAGAGACTGCATGAACATTTAGATGACACCTTCTAA
- the LOC105356002 gene encoding uncharacterized protein LOC105356002 isoform X5 codes for MDVQNFLCWRVAPLFLLMTCGLHSMSVHIINEEPVHVIPGSSLVLKARIDQGPLEAVSMVTWERKPETGSPPVRVTLATCPGRSPQCTDSRPNIHVSVEQQETTLEINGYSRADSGVYAVTVTDHTGANITAYCIVREYEAVHHVTVSINMSHSVLVCGEAWGTEPHFSWLYERAAISQTVGRVSKDGTTLFVMKSPICGHFTCTVSNKLGYSSATYTAAPCGTQGRGMTVAVVCLVFVLMETPAQ; via the exons ATGGATGTGCAGAATTTCCTGTGCTGGAGAGTTGCCCCACTGTTTCTCTTGA TGACTTGTGGGCTCCATTCCATGTCTGTGCACATCATCAATGAGGAGCCTGTGCATGTAATCCCCGGCTCTAGTCTGGTTTTGAAGGCCCGGATTGATCAGGGTCCCCTGGAGGCGGTTTCCATGGTGACCTGGGAGCGGAAGCCCGAAACTGGAAGTCCTCCGGTGAGGGTGACACTGGCCACTTGCCCGGGCAGGAGCCCCCAGTGCACTGATTCAAGGCCAAACATCCACGTGAGCGTGGAGCAGCAGGAGACGACACTGGAGATTAATGgatacagcagagcagacagcgGCGTGTACGCCGTGACTGTGACAGATCACACCGGAGCCAACATCACTGCATACTGCATCGTCAGAGAATACG AAGCTGTTCATCATGTTACTGTCAGCATCAACATGTCTCACTCTGTGCTGGTGTGTGGGGAGGCCTGGGGGACGGAGCCTCACTTCAGCTGGCTGTACGAGAGAGCCGCCATCAGCCAGACAGTGGGGAGGGTCTCCAAGGATGGAACCACGCTGTTTGTCATGAAGTCTCCCATATGTGGCCACTTCACCTGCACGGTTAGCAACAAGCTGGGCTACAGCTCTGCCACCTACACGGCAG CACCTTGTGGGACTCAAGGCAGAGGGATGACGGTGGCAGTGGTCTGTCTCGTCTTTGTACTTATG GAAACGCCGGCACAATAA
- the LOC105356002 gene encoding uncharacterized protein LOC105356002 isoform X6, with the protein MDVQNFLCWRVAPLFLLMTCGLHSMSVHIINEEPVHVIPGSSLVLKARIDQGPLEAVSMVTWERKPETGSPPVRVTLATCPGRSPQCTDSRPNIHVSVEQQETTLEINGYSRADSGVYAVTVTDHTGANITAYCIVREYEAVHHVTVSINMSHSVLVCGEAWGTEPHFSWLYERAAISQTVGRVSKDGTTLFVMKSPICGHFTCTVSNKLGYSSATYTAAPCGTQGRGMTVAVETPAQ; encoded by the exons ATGGATGTGCAGAATTTCCTGTGCTGGAGAGTTGCCCCACTGTTTCTCTTGA TGACTTGTGGGCTCCATTCCATGTCTGTGCACATCATCAATGAGGAGCCTGTGCATGTAATCCCCGGCTCTAGTCTGGTTTTGAAGGCCCGGATTGATCAGGGTCCCCTGGAGGCGGTTTCCATGGTGACCTGGGAGCGGAAGCCCGAAACTGGAAGTCCTCCGGTGAGGGTGACACTGGCCACTTGCCCGGGCAGGAGCCCCCAGTGCACTGATTCAAGGCCAAACATCCACGTGAGCGTGGAGCAGCAGGAGACGACACTGGAGATTAATGgatacagcagagcagacagcgGCGTGTACGCCGTGACTGTGACAGATCACACCGGAGCCAACATCACTGCATACTGCATCGTCAGAGAATACG AAGCTGTTCATCATGTTACTGTCAGCATCAACATGTCTCACTCTGTGCTGGTGTGTGGGGAGGCCTGGGGGACGGAGCCTCACTTCAGCTGGCTGTACGAGAGAGCCGCCATCAGCCAGACAGTGGGGAGGGTCTCCAAGGATGGAACCACGCTGTTTGTCATGAAGTCTCCCATATGTGGCCACTTCACCTGCACGGTTAGCAACAAGCTGGGCTACAGCTCTGCCACCTACACGGCAG CACCTTGTGGGACTCAAGGCAGAGGGATGACGGTGGCAGTG GAAACGCCGGCACAATAA
- the LOC105356000 gene encoding uncharacterized protein LOC105356000 isoform X1: MKQPLLHVCFLLAVFLSANVLAQNPVQIQFQTDPVLTQTGTDSLFTVVTTTSIFSMTWKYNGLDTLGSWSGGTSNINPVTQFLGRVTITSNQLRIGSTQLRDAGNYSVEVTPVGTTGQTSNSRSVQLRVFEAVAGVTLSIPSVTVEGGNVTLTCAWTAGTEISVQWAKGGLTITADSRITISGGSLVINPVNRDDAGEYKCTASNPVSAQTATRSLTVYYGPDTPVLTKDTSKNCVGGGDVLVGKAVRLTCTSVSLPPAIFSWEFNGNPISGQPDGGVLTIQTYSTNESGKYACTAKNSITGGTSKQTTSLAVVDVCLDGGEVAGIVIGSFLLLVIIVLLIVLLICLVRRKRVQQRQRDNIFIPKTETNQRPNPPATQPNARGDLEPGPEPPIYPGNGQTRRSVPLNTIQRENNAQTLTVNRRQNYDTLLHNGRTLTNGLLHNGIQRTNSNPHNGIDNPAFTHTEALNANNLPNTQQPNPNVVIQAGNNQGGQPPAVQVSFNTLPRTTEPNAQMPTINLNLNSYPPNNQQIQPESFVPAINPADTMQQNLLNTRQSNPTIPHHLYPGDPGLNGHVNRNLDNPGLIPTGYTHFNSNVAPQQDANTQTNQQELHRTARVQEATPSSTRRQMPWDRLRGTPAYPNGTQASPEYPSDTTDYTRNRDTQEVRAPVRAPVRSQPPNQTVSRRRTPPRRDPPLYDTESSSRTTDHRHPNARITQLEPSHRSERSPRAQSHSTERDIRGSQTALRQEMTRSSNPQALSLTSQLASAGRAGVSQAPTAEQVQALQGVDTRALVDPNHFRQAQVGQQRIEAPVQATLNHGSQPQPARNVARQPQQGGLAPAPNSSAQPNPSSLTQAALKVHTERAQAFQSRRQQTQATLLSNRQPQTQTPATGAQHPPTPPPVIPLVDFQTLPKERTQHRSPARGPLPVRHTGQQPWSGRPGQPTAVAANRHHHHGNGHMHVGAQRQGHGHAQGHGRPAHVTHTRQQQAHRGRPRR, translated from the exons ATGAAACAACCTTTgcttcatgtttgttttctgctggCAG tctttttgtctGCCAATGTGCTGGCACAGAACCCGGTGCAGATCCAGTTCCAGACAGATCCGGTTCTGACTCAAACTGGAACCGACTCGCTTTTCACTGTGGTGACCACAACCAGCATCTTCTCCATGACATGGAAGTACAATGGATTGGATACTCTGGGATCCTGGTCTGGAGGAACCTCCAACATTAACCCTGTGACGCAGTTTCTCGGTCGGGTCACCATCACCTCCAACCAGCTCCGGATCGGGTCAACCCAGCTCAGGGATGCTGGGAACTACTCGGTGGAGGTTACTCCTGTCGGGACCACAGGCCAGACTTCCAACTCCAGATCAGTTCAGCTGAGGGTGTTTG AGGCGGTTGCCGGGGTGACTTTGTCTATTCCCTCAGTGACAGTGGAGGGAGGAAATGTGACTCTGACTTGTGCTTGGACTGCTGGAACAGAAATTAGCGTCCAGTGGGCCAAAGGAGGCTTAACCATCACAGCCGACTCCAGGATCACCATCTCAGGTGGCTCTCTGGTCATCAACCCTGTGAATAGAGACGATGCCGGGGAGTACAAGTGTACGGCCAGCAACCCTGTCAGCGCTCAGACCGCCACCCGGAGCCTCACCGTCTACT ACGGGCCTGACACCCCTGTGCTCACCAAAGACACAAGCAAAAACTGCGTTGGAGGAGGGGACGTGTTAGTGGGAAAGGCGGTGCGTCTCACCTGTACATCCGTCTCACTCCCTCCTGCCATCTTCTCATGGGAATTCAATGGAAATCCAATATCCGGTCAGCCGGATGGCGGGGTGCTCACCATTCAGACATACTCAACCAACGAGAGCGGCAAATATGCGTGCACGGCCAAGAACAGCATCACCGGAGGCACGTCCAAACAGACCACTAGCTTGGCTGTTGTAG ATGTATGTTTAGACGGTGGGGAAGTTGCAGGGATTGTGATTGGTTCCTTCCTGCTCCTCGTAATCATTGTGCTCCTCATCGTGCTCCTTATCTGTCTTGTGCGACGGAAGAggg TTCAACAAAGACAGAGGGATAATATTTTTATTCCCAAGACTGAGACGAATCAAAGGCCCAAT CCACCTGCTACACAACCAAATGCTAGAGGGGATTTGGAACCAGGTCCCGAACCCCCCATTTATCCTGGGAATGGCCAGACACGGCGCTCCGTCCCCCTAAACACAATACAGCGTGAGAACAACGCACAAACGCTCACCGTGAACAGACGGCAAAACTACGACACACTCCTACATAATGGCCGCACTCTCACAAATGGACTTCTACACAATGGTATTCAGAGGACTAATTCAAACCCACACAATGGCATTGACAACCCGGCTTTCACGCACACTGAAGCTCTGAATGCAAACAACCTGCCAAACACACAGCAGCCGAATCCCAATGTTGTCATACAGGCTGGCAACAACCAGGGCGGGCAGCCACCTGCGGTTCAGGTCAGCTTCAACACGCTGCCGAGGACTACAGAACCAAATGCACAAATGCCCACAATTAACTTAAATCTGAACTCGTATCCGCCCAATAACCAACAGATTCAGCCAGAGAGCTTTGTTCCTGCTATCAATCCAGCTGATACCATGCAGCAGAACCTGTTGAACACAAGACAGTCAAATCCCACAATCCCACACCACCTCTATCCAGGTGACCCCGGGTTAAATGGTCATGTCAACAGAAATCTGGATAATCCTGGACTTATCCCAACTGGTTACACACATTTTAACAGTAATGTGGCTCCTCAGCAGGATGCTAACACACAGACAAACCAGCAGGAGCTACACAGGACTGCAAGAGTGCAGGAAGCAACCCCGAGCTCCACGCGCAGACAGATGCCATGGGATCGCCTCAGAGGAACACCAGCATATCCAAACGGCACCCAGGCCTCGCCTGAATACCCATCTGACACCACAGACTATACTAGAAATAGAGACACGCAGGAGGTCAGAGCACCGGTCAGAGCACCGGTCAGATCCCAGCCTCCAAACCAAACTGTTTCCCGTCGTAGGACTCCACCCAGGCGTGACCCGCCATTGTATGACACGGAGTCCAGCAGCCGTACAACTGATCATCGACATCCAAATGCCCGTATTACACAGCTTGAACCATCCCATCGGTCAGAAAGGAGCCCCCGTGCTCAAAGTCACAGCACAGAGCGGGACATCAGAGGTAGCCAGACTGCCCTGAGGCAGGAAATGACTCGCAGCAGTAACCCTCAGGCACTTTCTTTAACGAGCCAGCTAGCCTCTGCAGGCCGTGCCGGTGTGTCACAAGCACCCACAGCAGAGCAGGTCCAGGCTCTTCAGGGTGTAGATACAAGAGCCTTGGTTGATCCTAATCACTTTCGGCAGGCGCAAGTGGGCCAGCAACGCATAGAAGCACCAGTACAAGCAACACTGAACCATGGTTCACAGCCACAGCCTGCTAGGAATGTTGCCAGGCAACCTCAACAAGGCGGCCTGGCTCCAGCCCCAAACTCCTCTGCCCAGCCTAATCCCAGCAGCCTAACCCAGGCTGCCCTCAAAGTCCACACGGAGAGGGCTCAGGCTTTCCAGAGTAGAAGACAGCAGACCCAGGCTACCTTGCTGAGCAACAGACAGCCACAGACTCAAACTCCAGCTACTGGAGCCCaacacccacccacccctccTCCTGTAATCCCACTGGTGGATTTTCAGACCCTCCCCAAGGAGCGTACCCAGCACAGGTCCCCCGCTAGAGGCCCGTTGCCAGTAAGACACACGGGGCAACAGCCATGGTCAGGCAGACCCGGTCAGCCCACTGCGGTGGCCGCCAACCGTCATCACCATCATGGAAATGGTCACATGCATGTCGGTGCACAAAGACAAGGTCATGGCCATGCCCAGGGTCATGGGCGGCCTGCCCATGTTACCCACACCAGACAG CAACAAGCCCACAGAGGAAGACCAAGGCGCTGA
- the LOC105356000 gene encoding HEPACAM family member 2 isoform X3 → MKQPLLHVCFLLAVFLSANVLAQNPVQIQFQTDPVLTQTGTDSLFTVVTTTSIFSMTWKYNGLDTLGSWSGGTSNINPVTQFLGRVTITSNQLRIGSTQLRDAGNYSVEVTPVGTTGQTSNSRSVQLRVFEAVAGVTLSIPSVTVEGGNVTLTCAWTAGTEISVQWAKGGLTITADSRITISGGSLVINPVNRDDAGEYKCTASNPVSAQTATRSLTVYYGPDTPVLTKDTSKNCVGGGDVLVGKAVRLTCTSVSLPPAIFSWEFNGNPISGQPDGGVLTIQTYSTNESGKYACTAKNSITGGTSKQTTSLAVVDVCLDGGEVAGIVIGSFLLLVIIVLLIVLLICLVRRKRVQQRQRDNIFIPKTETNQRPNPPATQPNARGDLEPGPEPPIYPGNGQTRRSVPLNTIQPTSPQRKTKALRDVNRLRSSSVLQQQLQANKAADRSYPKFHQAGLTAELCFHKSCHAVCVSRNDAFFLKKINMSPMEMIKFKILKNLHS, encoded by the exons ATGAAACAACCTTTgcttcatgtttgttttctgctggCAG tctttttgtctGCCAATGTGCTGGCACAGAACCCGGTGCAGATCCAGTTCCAGACAGATCCGGTTCTGACTCAAACTGGAACCGACTCGCTTTTCACTGTGGTGACCACAACCAGCATCTTCTCCATGACATGGAAGTACAATGGATTGGATACTCTGGGATCCTGGTCTGGAGGAACCTCCAACATTAACCCTGTGACGCAGTTTCTCGGTCGGGTCACCATCACCTCCAACCAGCTCCGGATCGGGTCAACCCAGCTCAGGGATGCTGGGAACTACTCGGTGGAGGTTACTCCTGTCGGGACCACAGGCCAGACTTCCAACTCCAGATCAGTTCAGCTGAGGGTGTTTG AGGCGGTTGCCGGGGTGACTTTGTCTATTCCCTCAGTGACAGTGGAGGGAGGAAATGTGACTCTGACTTGTGCTTGGACTGCTGGAACAGAAATTAGCGTCCAGTGGGCCAAAGGAGGCTTAACCATCACAGCCGACTCCAGGATCACCATCTCAGGTGGCTCTCTGGTCATCAACCCTGTGAATAGAGACGATGCCGGGGAGTACAAGTGTACGGCCAGCAACCCTGTCAGCGCTCAGACCGCCACCCGGAGCCTCACCGTCTACT ACGGGCCTGACACCCCTGTGCTCACCAAAGACACAAGCAAAAACTGCGTTGGAGGAGGGGACGTGTTAGTGGGAAAGGCGGTGCGTCTCACCTGTACATCCGTCTCACTCCCTCCTGCCATCTTCTCATGGGAATTCAATGGAAATCCAATATCCGGTCAGCCGGATGGCGGGGTGCTCACCATTCAGACATACTCAACCAACGAGAGCGGCAAATATGCGTGCACGGCCAAGAACAGCATCACCGGAGGCACGTCCAAACAGACCACTAGCTTGGCTGTTGTAG ATGTATGTTTAGACGGTGGGGAAGTTGCAGGGATTGTGATTGGTTCCTTCCTGCTCCTCGTAATCATTGTGCTCCTCATCGTGCTCCTTATCTGTCTTGTGCGACGGAAGAggg TTCAACAAAGACAGAGGGATAATATTTTTATTCCCAAGACTGAGACGAATCAAAGGCCCAAT CCACCTGCTACACAACCAAATGCTAGAGGGGATTTGGAACCAGGTCCCGAACCCCCCATTTATCCTGGGAATGGCCAGACACGGCGCTCCGTCCCCCTAAACACAATACAGC CAACAAGCCCACAGAGGAAGACCAAGGCGCTGAGAGATGTCAACAGACTTCGCTCTTCAAGTGTCCTGCAACAGCAGCTACAAGCAAACAAAGCAGCTGACAGGAGTTATCCAAAATTCCACCAAGCAGGACTGACTGCAGAGCTTTGCTTTCATAAAAGCTGTCATGCCGTGTGTGTCAGCCGGAATGatgcttttttcctgaaaaaaataaacatgtctcCCATGGAGATGAtaaaatttaagattttaaagaACCTCCACTCTTAG
- the LOC105356000 gene encoding uncharacterized protein LOC105356000 isoform X2 has protein sequence MTWKYNGLDTLGSWSGGTSNINPVTQFLGRVTITSNQLRIGSTQLRDAGNYSVEVTPVGTTGQTSNSRSVQLRVFEAVAGVTLSIPSVTVEGGNVTLTCAWTAGTEISVQWAKGGLTITADSRITISGGSLVINPVNRDDAGEYKCTASNPVSAQTATRSLTVYYGPDTPVLTKDTSKNCVGGGDVLVGKAVRLTCTSVSLPPAIFSWEFNGNPISGQPDGGVLTIQTYSTNESGKYACTAKNSITGGTSKQTTSLAVVDVCLDGGEVAGIVIGSFLLLVIIVLLIVLLICLVRRKRVQQRQRDNIFIPKTETNQRPNPPATQPNARGDLEPGPEPPIYPGNGQTRRSVPLNTIQRENNAQTLTVNRRQNYDTLLHNGRTLTNGLLHNGIQRTNSNPHNGIDNPAFTHTEALNANNLPNTQQPNPNVVIQAGNNQGGQPPAVQVSFNTLPRTTEPNAQMPTINLNLNSYPPNNQQIQPESFVPAINPADTMQQNLLNTRQSNPTIPHHLYPGDPGLNGHVNRNLDNPGLIPTGYTHFNSNVAPQQDANTQTNQQELHRTARVQEATPSSTRRQMPWDRLRGTPAYPNGTQASPEYPSDTTDYTRNRDTQEVRAPVRAPVRSQPPNQTVSRRRTPPRRDPPLYDTESSSRTTDHRHPNARITQLEPSHRSERSPRAQSHSTERDIRGSQTALRQEMTRSSNPQALSLTSQLASAGRAGVSQAPTAEQVQALQGVDTRALVDPNHFRQAQVGQQRIEAPVQATLNHGSQPQPARNVARQPQQGGLAPAPNSSAQPNPSSLTQAALKVHTERAQAFQSRRQQTQATLLSNRQPQTQTPATGAQHPPTPPPVIPLVDFQTLPKERTQHRSPARGPLPVRHTGQQPWSGRPGQPTAVAANRHHHHGNGHMHVGAQRQGHGHAQGHGRPAHVTHTRQQQAHRGRPRR, from the exons ATGACATGGAAGTACAATGGATTGGATACTCTGGGATCCTGGTCTGGAGGAACCTCCAACATTAACCCTGTGACGCAGTTTCTCGGTCGGGTCACCATCACCTCCAACCAGCTCCGGATCGGGTCAACCCAGCTCAGGGATGCTGGGAACTACTCGGTGGAGGTTACTCCTGTCGGGACCACAGGCCAGACTTCCAACTCCAGATCAGTTCAGCTGAGGGTGTTTG AGGCGGTTGCCGGGGTGACTTTGTCTATTCCCTCAGTGACAGTGGAGGGAGGAAATGTGACTCTGACTTGTGCTTGGACTGCTGGAACAGAAATTAGCGTCCAGTGGGCCAAAGGAGGCTTAACCATCACAGCCGACTCCAGGATCACCATCTCAGGTGGCTCTCTGGTCATCAACCCTGTGAATAGAGACGATGCCGGGGAGTACAAGTGTACGGCCAGCAACCCTGTCAGCGCTCAGACCGCCACCCGGAGCCTCACCGTCTACT ACGGGCCTGACACCCCTGTGCTCACCAAAGACACAAGCAAAAACTGCGTTGGAGGAGGGGACGTGTTAGTGGGAAAGGCGGTGCGTCTCACCTGTACATCCGTCTCACTCCCTCCTGCCATCTTCTCATGGGAATTCAATGGAAATCCAATATCCGGTCAGCCGGATGGCGGGGTGCTCACCATTCAGACATACTCAACCAACGAGAGCGGCAAATATGCGTGCACGGCCAAGAACAGCATCACCGGAGGCACGTCCAAACAGACCACTAGCTTGGCTGTTGTAG ATGTATGTTTAGACGGTGGGGAAGTTGCAGGGATTGTGATTGGTTCCTTCCTGCTCCTCGTAATCATTGTGCTCCTCATCGTGCTCCTTATCTGTCTTGTGCGACGGAAGAggg TTCAACAAAGACAGAGGGATAATATTTTTATTCCCAAGACTGAGACGAATCAAAGGCCCAAT CCACCTGCTACACAACCAAATGCTAGAGGGGATTTGGAACCAGGTCCCGAACCCCCCATTTATCCTGGGAATGGCCAGACACGGCGCTCCGTCCCCCTAAACACAATACAGCGTGAGAACAACGCACAAACGCTCACCGTGAACAGACGGCAAAACTACGACACACTCCTACATAATGGCCGCACTCTCACAAATGGACTTCTACACAATGGTATTCAGAGGACTAATTCAAACCCACACAATGGCATTGACAACCCGGCTTTCACGCACACTGAAGCTCTGAATGCAAACAACCTGCCAAACACACAGCAGCCGAATCCCAATGTTGTCATACAGGCTGGCAACAACCAGGGCGGGCAGCCACCTGCGGTTCAGGTCAGCTTCAACACGCTGCCGAGGACTACAGAACCAAATGCACAAATGCCCACAATTAACTTAAATCTGAACTCGTATCCGCCCAATAACCAACAGATTCAGCCAGAGAGCTTTGTTCCTGCTATCAATCCAGCTGATACCATGCAGCAGAACCTGTTGAACACAAGACAGTCAAATCCCACAATCCCACACCACCTCTATCCAGGTGACCCCGGGTTAAATGGTCATGTCAACAGAAATCTGGATAATCCTGGACTTATCCCAACTGGTTACACACATTTTAACAGTAATGTGGCTCCTCAGCAGGATGCTAACACACAGACAAACCAGCAGGAGCTACACAGGACTGCAAGAGTGCAGGAAGCAACCCCGAGCTCCACGCGCAGACAGATGCCATGGGATCGCCTCAGAGGAACACCAGCATATCCAAACGGCACCCAGGCCTCGCCTGAATACCCATCTGACACCACAGACTATACTAGAAATAGAGACACGCAGGAGGTCAGAGCACCGGTCAGAGCACCGGTCAGATCCCAGCCTCCAAACCAAACTGTTTCCCGTCGTAGGACTCCACCCAGGCGTGACCCGCCATTGTATGACACGGAGTCCAGCAGCCGTACAACTGATCATCGACATCCAAATGCCCGTATTACACAGCTTGAACCATCCCATCGGTCAGAAAGGAGCCCCCGTGCTCAAAGTCACAGCACAGAGCGGGACATCAGAGGTAGCCAGACTGCCCTGAGGCAGGAAATGACTCGCAGCAGTAACCCTCAGGCACTTTCTTTAACGAGCCAGCTAGCCTCTGCAGGCCGTGCCGGTGTGTCACAAGCACCCACAGCAGAGCAGGTCCAGGCTCTTCAGGGTGTAGATACAAGAGCCTTGGTTGATCCTAATCACTTTCGGCAGGCGCAAGTGGGCCAGCAACGCATAGAAGCACCAGTACAAGCAACACTGAACCATGGTTCACAGCCACAGCCTGCTAGGAATGTTGCCAGGCAACCTCAACAAGGCGGCCTGGCTCCAGCCCCAAACTCCTCTGCCCAGCCTAATCCCAGCAGCCTAACCCAGGCTGCCCTCAAAGTCCACACGGAGAGGGCTCAGGCTTTCCAGAGTAGAAGACAGCAGACCCAGGCTACCTTGCTGAGCAACAGACAGCCACAGACTCAAACTCCAGCTACTGGAGCCCaacacccacccacccctccTCCTGTAATCCCACTGGTGGATTTTCAGACCCTCCCCAAGGAGCGTACCCAGCACAGGTCCCCCGCTAGAGGCCCGTTGCCAGTAAGACACACGGGGCAACAGCCATGGTCAGGCAGACCCGGTCAGCCCACTGCGGTGGCCGCCAACCGTCATCACCATCATGGAAATGGTCACATGCATGTCGGTGCACAAAGACAAGGTCATGGCCATGCCCAGGGTCATGGGCGGCCTGCCCATGTTACCCACACCAGACAG CAACAAGCCCACAGAGGAAGACCAAGGCGCTGA